GCGGCCGCGCCAGTGAGCCGGACAGGCCGAAGGCGATCGCCGACGTGAACGCGAAGGCGAGTCCGGTGGTCGTCGCGTCGCGACCGGTGTCACGAGTCAACGTCGTCATGACTCATGACGCTAGGGCCGCATGCGGTAATCTGTCAATGTGGTCTTCGTCCATGACACGGCGCTGTCCCTCCAGGCTGCCGTCGCCCTCGTCAACAGCAGTCTCGACCCGGTGACGATCAGCACTCCCGACGAGCTCGACACCTTCTTCACCGAGTTCGGCTACACCGGCCGCCACGACCACGACCAGGCCGAGGTGGACGCCACCCTGGCCGTCGCGCCACGGCTGCGGGACCTGCTCACCGCCGACCGCGACGACGCGGCCGACATCGTGAACACCATGCTGCGCGACGCCGCCGCACTCCCCCAATTGCGCCGCCACGACGGCTACGACTGGCACCTGCACGCGGTCGACAACGACGCGCCCTTTCCCGACCGGATCCTCGTCGAGACCGCGATGGCGATGATCGACGTGATCCGGGCCGACGAGATGTCGCGGCTCTCGGTCTGCGCCGACGACACCTGCGAGGGCATCGTGCTCGACCTCTCGCGCAACCGATCCAAGCGGTTCTGCTCGGTCACCTGCGGCAACCGCAACGCCGTCGCCGCCTACCGGGCGCGGCAGGCCGAGGAGGGCTGACCCCGACCGACCGCGGACGGCTCATTCCCCCGCGATCGTCGCGGGATCCAGCTCGAGGGCGAGTACGACGGGTCCCGCGGGCAGCGGGCCGAGGCTGTCGAGAACCTCCCTGAGCTCGGCGAGCGAGCGGACCGTGTGCCCCTCGGCGCCGTAGCCGCGTGCGACGTCGGCGAAGTCCGGCCACGCCATCCGGGCGTGGTCCGGGTCTCTGCCGGCGCCGCGCAGGTGGTGGAACTCCATGCCGTAGGCCGCATCGTTCGCGACGAGGACGAGCAGGGGCAGCCGCTCGCGGACCGCGGTGGCCAGCTCGCCCAGGCCCATCATCGCGCCCCCGTCGCCGGCGACGACGAGGGTGAGGCGATCACGGTGGGCCAGCGAGACGCCGACGCCCGTCGCGATCCCCAGGCCGATGGACGCGAAGTTGAGCGTGTGGACGAAGTCCCCCGCCGCGGCCACGTTCAGCTCGCGCCAGGCCGTGTAGACGAACCGGCCGGTGTCGGACACCACCAGGCGGTCGACGGGCAGGGCCGTGTCCACGAGTCGCAGGGCCGCGGTGAGGTCGAGGCCGGAGCCCTCCTCGCTGTCGGCGACGCGCTCGGGAGGCGCTGCCGGGACCCCCGGCCAGTACGGCGCGGCCGGAGCCGACTCGGCTAGCAGCGCGCGCATCCGGCCGGCGGTGATCCCGGCGTCGCCGACGACGGTGGCGCTCGGCGTACCGTAGCGGCCGAAGGCGTCCGCGTCGGAGTCGACCTGCACCACCGCCCCGCGCGAGCCGACCAGTCCGTCGGCGGTCGTGAACCGGTTGAGGCTGGCGCCGAAGGCGACGACGCAGTCGGACTCGGCGAGCAGGCGCAGCGACTCGGTCCGGCCCACGGTCCCGGCGACCCCGAGATCGCCGGACTCCCCCGCGAACATGCCCTTGGCGAGCAGGGTCGTCGCCACCGGCGCGCCGAGCTGACCGGCCAGCAGGAGGAGCTCCTCCCGCGCGTCCCCCGCTCCGCGCCCCGCCAGGACGACCGGCCTCCGCGCCGACGCGACGATGCCGAGCGCCGCGTCGAGCGAGGAGTCGTCCGGAGTCAGTCGCGGGCGGTCGAAGGACACCGCGGCCACGGGCCCCTCGCACGGCGCCGACGCGAGGTCGAGCGGGATGTCGCACACCACGGGCTGCGAGCGCTCCGCTGCCTGGCGCATCGCCCGCTCCAACTGCCCGACCGCGTCCGCCGGGGACGTCACCCGCACGTACGCCGCGTCGGTCAGCCGCGCGGCCGCCTCCAGGTCGAAGCGCTGCAGGTGGTGCGGCACCGAGGGGGTGTCGCCGGTCAGGAGCAGCAGCGGCGACCGCGCCCGCACGGCCTCGGTCAGGGCCGTGAGCGTGTTGGTGAACCCGGGGCCGTGCGTCACCGACGCGGCGCCGAGTCCGGACGTCGTGCGCGCCATCCCGTCCGCCGCGCTCACGGCGCCCGACTCGTCCACGGTGGGGACGAACCTGCCCCCGTGCTCGATGAAGGCGACGACATGCGGGAGATTGCCGTCGCCCATCAGCCCGGTGAGGGTCTCCACGCCGGAGGCGAGGAGCGTCCGAGCGACAGCGGTCGAGACGTCGAGGCTCACTTCGAGGTCCCCGCGGCGCTCACGTCCTCGGCGGTGAAGTCGTTGTAGGCCGGCACCAGCGAGTTGTCGACGTAGTCGGCCACGGGCAGCGCCTCGGGGATGAGGTCGTACTTCGCGAGGAAGGCGGCCGTCGCCTCGGCGCGGTCCTCCGGCGTGTAGCCGTAGTCCTGCTGACCGGCGTTCGCCGGGTCGTACTGCGCGATCGTCGCCTTGAGGATCTCCAGGTCGCGCGCCCGTCCGGCGTCGTCGGACTTGGCGTTGGGGAACTCCGCGTAGAACATGTCCAGCGCCTTCTCCGGGTTCTGCTTCGCCCACTCCTGGGCGACCGCGCCGGCCCGGCCGAGCTTCTCGATCGCGTCGGACTTCTCCTTGATCGCGTCCGTGCTGGCGTACTCGACGAAGTCGAGCAGCATGCCGGCGTCGCTGAAGACGTCGTCCATCACCCGCAGGTCGGTGCCGCTGAGCTCGATCGCCTGGTAGGCGGCGTCCCACAGGTAGAGCCCGTCCACCTTGCCGGAGGTGAGCGCGTTCGCCGCCTGGGCCCCGATGCCGACCGCCAC
This region of Nocardioides sp. L-11A genomic DNA includes:
- a CDS encoding CGNR zinc finger domain-containing protein; the protein is MVFVHDTALSLQAAVALVNSSLDPVTISTPDELDTFFTEFGYTGRHDHDQAEVDATLAVAPRLRDLLTADRDDAADIVNTMLRDAAALPQLRRHDGYDWHLHAVDNDAPFPDRILVETAMAMIDVIRADEMSRLSVCADDTCEGIVLDLSRNRSKRFCSVTCGNRNAVAAYRARQAEEG
- a CDS encoding thiamine pyrophosphate-binding protein — encoded protein: MSLDVSTAVARTLLASGVETLTGLMGDGNLPHVVAFIEHGGRFVPTVDESGAVSAADGMARTTSGLGAASVTHGPGFTNTLTALTEAVRARSPLLLLTGDTPSVPHHLQRFDLEAAARLTDAAYVRVTSPADAVGQLERAMRQAAERSQPVVCDIPLDLASAPCEGPVAAVSFDRPRLTPDDSSLDAALGIVASARRPVVLAGRGAGDAREELLLLAGQLGAPVATTLLAKGMFAGESGDLGVAGTVGRTESLRLLAESDCVVAFGASLNRFTTADGLVGSRGAVVQVDSDADAFGRYGTPSATVVGDAGITAGRMRALLAESAPAAPYWPGVPAAPPERVADSEEGSGLDLTAALRLVDTALPVDRLVVSDTGRFVYTAWRELNVAAAGDFVHTLNFASIGLGIATGVGVSLAHRDRLTLVVAGDGGAMMGLGELATAVRERLPLLVLVANDAAYGMEFHHLRGAGRDPDHARMAWPDFADVARGYGAEGHTVRSLAELREVLDSLGPLPAGPVVLALELDPATIAGE
- a CDS encoding ABC transporter substrate-binding protein, which codes for MRVRTRKNRALAASAVVLGLTLAATGCSGDPGDDKDSITVAMGHEAPYPGEEAILYAVPKRLGLFDDYGIEVSYMPTSGSSVAVQLVQAGKADLGQGNPSSVMAAINKGVDIKIVYNLIPEYGSGLAVLEDSAIRSPEDLAGKTVGVASLSSSRLPEAKAMAEEAGVGDDVEFVAVGIGAQAANALTSGKVDGLYLWDAAYQAIELSGTDLRVMDDVFSDAGMLLDFVEYASTDAIKEKSDAIEKLGRAGAVAQEWAKQNPEKALDMFYAEFPNAKSDDAGRARDLEILKATIAQYDPANAGQQDYGYTPEDRAEATAAFLAKYDLIPEALPVADYVDNSLVPAYNDFTAEDVSAAGTSK